GAAACCCATTGTAGCATTAAATACGTTATCATAGTTTCTTGCTCTTTTGGCAGCTAGGTTCACGTTCATGGTGTAATGTGTAAATTGCCATATAATTCCAATAATGACTTTGCCGTCTTCCTTTCTCCACTCTCATCGAGAGTAATGTTTTTGAGCACTCATAGCGAGGGCATTATTGTTAATTGCTaagatttgttttgaaatacAAAGGGAACCAATGTTTGGGACATCCCAAAAAATGGGTAAAAATTAGGATGGAAGAGTTACTTACTAGAATCTCCCCAATTTTAAGACATTACCAGACATTGCAGGTGTGTTTTGTGGAACCTCAAGTCAATAAATTCATgcataatttgatttgaaggtgTCAAGCTTGATAATCGTCCCCTCTTAATCTGAATAACTATCAACCTAAAGAAACAGAAAACATAATTCATCCTGATATTGTAACACATTGGAATTAAAACTAATTGGACTTGAATCATCTAAGAAATGCTTTATACAGGTGACTTTTGTTTATAAGGTGCTATGCTCAGTGTGGAAAGAATGAATCTGTTTTCTACTTACATTTGCCGATTTAACCGTATGGTGTTATCTGCTTGTTTCTTTTGGAAAATAAGAGCAAATAAAACTATGATCAATGCTCTACGACACATGGTTGCTTGCTGCATGCCTTCTTGTTTTCAAAAAGTGCACTATATGTTCTGTTGAAATTCCAAGTACAAGAACATTTAGCTACTAGATGGTGTGGGGCCAGGTGCATATAGTGAATGATCTTCTGTCTTGGTATATGGTTCTTTTCTTCGCACCAAGAGCTTGTTCcctgttataatttttttttcctcctataACACAGAAAGTTGGTCATGATATtactctctctcacacacagtTTTTAAGGAGAGAATCTGTCTCACAAGGATCGTGGAAACaggaaaaaatcaacaaaactattgccaattttttttattctgtaatGACCTGTATGGAATGGGTGAATTCCAGGTTCTCACgtatgaatttttcttttctttgtttgatgaTGTCGTCTTCTTGGGCTTcttgatattgttttgataatgTTTCCCTTCTAGCAACCTGGAGATAGGGTCAAGCCTCTCTGGCTATGGGGTGCGATATGAGGATTGCACTGAATTCTAAATGaactctctctttgtttttggttttattctCTGGGATTTTTATGTCTCTGATAAGTCAAACCCTTGTCTTGTTCTAGGTGATTTTCAGGTCATATGTTTTACTTGTGCTGCCTTATCCACTCTGTTCTTTATTGTTGTCCTGTTGTCTTTGATCATAAATCATAAACACGTGTTCACCCATCCAATATCATACACACATATAAACAATACGGTCTCTTTTGCAAATTAGGCAGATTATAGTCTTGTCATCTACTAAGGAATGTTCCAGAGTTTCTTTGACAATATTATTAGAATGGTGTTTATGTTTCTTTGCTTTTGGGTTTGCAGTTGAAACATTAACATCATGGTGTTTTGGGCTCATCGGTTCCCCTCAACTATTTTAGCATAGCATGTTTTGAGTTCATTGCTGCATTCACTGATAACTTACTGCTTGATGtgctatctatctatctatctatctatatatatatattgcctaCTTTTATGACCATGATCAGTAGAATCAGCTGCAAGTTGTCTCTCTTCAGTGATATTGAGATATCTCTGTAGTGCTAGGCTAGTATTTCTATTGACTTATGCTGGGACTCTGTAGTGCTAGATTGTTATTTGTATTGCCTTATGCTGTGATTCTCCCAACCTCCCTCCCTCTGAAGCTATATGAATTTGATGAtagttctttgtttttgtttcctttccttATTAAACTGAAGTTGCACGGGTAGTCAATAAGCAAAACTGTAATGAAATTAACAAGCTAATTGCTAGAAAGAACAAGCTATTTTAGGAATTCAAAACTATcatatattgaaattattgataaatttcTATCGCTCATTTAGGTTACTGAATAGGTTGTAATTGCATGTGTGTTCTTGCTGAATGATGGGTTTTAGATTCAGAAAATCATCTGGTTCTGCTATGAGTCAGTGTTGCCAGATTGTCAGTCTGAAAATTTAAGATGTAAGAGAGCATTGCTGGAAACCTTGCATTGATGTTGGAAATTATGACATTTTGATGGGTAACTTGTAATTTAACCTGCTGATCCAAGCCCTTCTATATTCATTGGTTGAGCCGTCAAAACCAACTTGAATGTCATCGCTGTGCTGTATATCAACATCTTATTCTTCTTATATGTCATATTCTACATGTGTTTTTCGACTTTGTGATTATTGCTACTTTTGAATTTCTGAATTTCCCAACTGAGCACTTGTTTGTTTCGCAACttgttccaagaaaaaaataccaCACAGCATTTGTTTGCAACCATTTTAATGTATCTgtctttggaaaaaaaaagttctttagGATGCATGTGCTAAAtttcaagcaaataaaaattgttaataaGTTTGGATCGTGAAGTACATTCAAAATGAACTATGCTATAACAATCATTTCTAAGGTATCTTGTCAAAGAAGACTTCCTATCTTAGAAGCTAGAAGTTAGGCAGGTATTAGGACTCGTGTGCTATAAAATTATGAGACTAGCCAGCATATGAGTTTAACATTGTGCAATCAGCAGCTTAAATTTAGTGATTCAGTTATTGCTGTATTTGCATTTGCAGACATTTTTTTGGTGGTCTGATATACCATGGAAAGTAATTGTTGAAGCAATTTTGTGTGCATGTGTGTCTGTATATGTGGTTTTTTACTGATAATATATGCAACTAGTTGGCTCCAATCATCATATTCGTTCATGGAAAATAGCATTGTGTGCTATGTTGAATTAATAGAGAATAGCTGGCTGTAACACTTAAACGGGTATGGATACTTGCATATACAGTGActgtaatttatatatatgtgaagCTTCTTTTAAAGATTTACATGCTAGCGTAAAGTTAATTTATACttgatgaattattttgatttcacttGAAAAGTAAGCTAGACCCACAAATTTAACACCAGTGGGAGGGACTACTAACATATGATGTCGAAACAGTTctgccaaaaaaatattattttggaaaCAGTTGCCTGTGATGCCCAGCTAACCTTCCTTGTCGACCAATCATCTCACTGTTTATGACCTCAGTTATTAAGTCTTTGAAGATCAAACGCTCTACAGCCAGAACTATTCCTTGAATTTCATCATGGCAAGCGGTCCAGTGAATTGATTCACGCATCAAATCCTCCCATTGGATGCTTCTTGAATTGTCATCCTCATCGTCTAAAAGATAATGCAGGCATTGCAGCCTATCTATCTCTGAGCACAAATCTCCCAGTAGTTGCTGTCCTTTTTGTCCTTTCCCTGCCAGCATTTTTGACGAGAGCCACTGCTTGGAAGAATTTTCTGATAGCAATTTGTGCACTAATATTTCATTCACAACATCGAACAGAAGTTTCCTTTGGATTTTGGCATGAGTTTCTGACAGGGATATCCTTTTACCATTGTGATCATCATTGAAGTGCCCTGAGCTTGCTTTGGCTTGTTCTAGGGCATGGAATATATCAGGGTTGATAGGGGTGCCTGTTGGATGGAGGTTAATGGTTCTTAAACCAGATTCAAAGTCCTTATGGAGACCTGAGGCTAAATATATTTGTGAAATGTATTCATGGTCTGGATTTGCGTGGTTGTAGAAAGGTGTCGTTTCATCAGTGATGTATTCCTTGGGAGTATATAACATCTCTTTCAGATTCTGAATTAATGGCTTGAGGTTCTGCACATTCTTCTGATTGATCATTGAGTGGAGACTGGAGCTCATGCTGTTAAATGAGTAATCTTCATCTATAGGAATCCACTCCACCCCATCAGACTTTAGAGCCTCATCATCTGTAGTGAGAAAACTGAATGAGTAATCATAAAGAAACTGTGCAGACACTCTGAAAGTATGCAGTCATTCTCATATATACATACATCTGTGTGTGTGTCAAATTGCACACAAACATGCATGCAAATGATTTCAAATTTGTAAATATGATCTCTCTGCATGTTCTTTACTGTGTTTTATCTTCTAGTTTCTGTATTTCATGTTCTGCGCAAATATGGATGATCAATAGTTGTGTCAATCACCATTGTCATTCTAATCACCTCGCCTCTCATTAAGtgaatcattttgttttatctGCCTAATGGTGATCTAAAACTAAGAGCAGACATATTCTACTTTCAAACAATGAAGCCTGAATCTAAGTACACAATTCTCACCTTTAAAGgcaattgatattttcttaatgGGAGATGGCAATTCATCACCATAGAATGCAGCATCAAGAACAGAAACAGGACTTGGTTGCTCTGAAGAAGCTGGTCTTGGTTCTGGAATTGATGTGCCCTTGGTTGACCTTTCGACCAGGTTCTGAATGAGACAACGAAGCTGTCAGACATGTGGTAAAAGTTATATATGGATGAACTAAGAGGAAAAAGGCACATACCCTTTGTCTCAAGTGTGCTTGCTGGATAGAAGTCTTATTGATCTTGTTAGATCTGTCATTGCTTGAGACTTCATCATCATACTGTGAGGCCAAGCTAATGTTGCTCTCAGATTGCAGAGAAACAGCTTCGCTGTGGTGACTCGAATCTCTTAAATCACTAGTATCACTCAATTCATAATCACTTGGCTGCAAGTTGAGGGATTTTGCTCTGGATTTTTGATGTGGAGAACATGAGTCTGTTGGCTGTATACTTGGCTGCCTTCTTCTCCTGTTTGATTCCAATGATGCTGTTGCTGGACGAGATTGCTTCTCAAACCCCAGTTTCTTCTGTTGCTGTCTTAGGTTCATGGTTTCTGACCTCTTACCTGAGTTGGTGGCCTCTCTAGTTGTGGATCGAATCTCCTTTGAAGGTTGTGCCAATCTTATTGATCTAGCAACGGCATTTTTATCCATGGGATTTCGATGAAGAGGTTTATTCGAATGGTCTGTAAGATTCTTGATTCTGGGAGATACATCTTTAGCAGCTTGCTTGTCAACTGATTCCTTTCTGCCATCTTCAGGGGTAGCAACCTGGAGCCTGTGAATACCTGATGAACTATCTGTTGCGTTTATTGCAGAAACAGAATTAATGGTTTTTCCAATGAGTTTAGCTGGTTTCATGATCACAATTGAAGATTTAAAGCTCTTTGGTGAAGTGGTCCCCTTTGTAGGGACAGAAATGGGGCTGTTGCTCTGTAGGTCTCGCAGATTTGCCAACTTTGAGCCCTGATCAAGACTGCTAATAATGCTTGTCCGAGTTTCAAAACTTGAATCTTCTTTTCTGGTCTCTAATATCTCCTTCGTCTTCTGCATTGCTTCAAGTATTTGCTTAAGAGCTCTAAGATCCTTTCCAGACTTTTGGAACTCAAGTTGTGCCAACCTTTTCTCTATTTCACCATAAACAGAATGAGAGGAGCTGGGGACTTTAGTTAGAGTTACCCGATTCTTCTGAGCTGGTGCTTGAGAACCTCTGCTTCCATCTGGCTGCCTCCATGGAGCTGGCTCTATTGGAAACTTTAAGGATGCAGTGAGCTTCTTGTCTGAGGCAGCATTTCTCTGGCTGGGTGAGATGGGTTCCTTGTGCAGATTTCTTGGGGAGCCAAAAATTCGATTTAGTTTGTCCAAATCAGCTGTTCTCGATGACCCCAGGAACTTGTTTTCTTCATCTGGGTGGGTTTTGATCTGCGTTGTTTGGTTCCCACTGGTTGACATGGGATCTGGCAGAGCTTCTAAGCCCATCAACTTGGCCACTACACTAGACGGTCGTTTATTGCTTCCTGGATCCTGTTGGTTGTTTAGGAAACTGTTGGAGTTCAGATCATCCCTCCCCAAATCccttgaaagaaaaattgatttcattTCAGGGTTGGAACCCCTTACAGAGCCTGCTCTACTGTCCAGTGACAGCCTTGGGAGCTCCTTGATCTTAATAGTAGATTTCAAAGTGTCTCTTGATTCCCATCCATCATAAGAAAACCTACGAGCATCCTTCAGTCCACCTGTTAAGAAATTACTCTTCCCTTCACTTGATTTGGAAGGCGATTCTCGAAGCTTATGAAGAACTCTAAATGATTCCCTTGGACCTGGATCTTTGGGATTTACAGAGTTGAGGTAATGTAATGGTCTTGGGGAATCAAAGTACTTCAAGGTTTGGCCCCGGGCTTCTCCTGTGGTTGCAGTCTTGACTGATAAGCCACGTGGTTCTCTGTTGATCGAGTCTTTAACAACATCCCGGAGATCAAGAGATTGTTGGCTTGACCGCAAAGAAGCATTTGGTTTGTACGTGTGTGAGTTCCGAGCATGGTTTTCTGGGGCAACAGATTGACTGAAAGAAGACGGTTCCATCTGAGATGCTTTACTGCATTCAAGGGATGAGATACTGGACGAACACGAGGAAGATGAAAACGAGGTTCTTGATGATTCAGTGGAGGTTCTGTGTTTCTCTTTCAATGCCTTGGCTCTCTTTTCCTGCAAATGGATTTTTCAActgttttaacattttttttcataggaTCTCCAAATAAAGGATATGGACAAGGATTGAATGCTTACCGTGGTCTTCTTATGTGGGGCACCTCTGGGCTGTATCCCATTCCCATGGTCGCCATTTTGACCTGGGTAGAAGATCGATAATTTAGCTGTCTAGGGTTActggtaaatatatttttcgaacttgaaatttatttctCATATTCATATTTCAGCCATGACGCATGAGCATTAATAATATTCATGTGGAACTAAGAAAAAACCCGTATCACTGAATTGATGACTATGTCTAGGCATGGTGAGGACTCAGAGGATACGGAAACTGTTTCTAGGTGCAAATGCATGGTCGCATTTAAAGAATCCTGGCAGATGTTGCTTTTTGCAGAAGCTTCACAATCATTCCAAGACAGAGAAAGGGAATAAAATCCAAGTGGTTGGCTCTGTAATGGATGCATTTCCAGGCAACAATAATGAATTCTGAAGCACTTAAAACCTATTCTCATGGTTGCTCGGTCTAAGAACAATCTTGTAAATGAGAATTTTTAGCATTTTGCACAAAGCGTggagtttattataaaattaaattacacaGTTTGAACATGACACAAGTAAATAGCTCAAAAAACATCCAGAGAATCCACATTGTTAATAACATGGAGGTAATTTGCGTTGCAACTATGAAAAGTACCTGATGGAAGCCTCTTTTGGTTTTGGCTGGTGGCTCGGCGGCTGCCGCCCAGGATATGATGGCGGTCAAACAGTTGAAAGATGCCATTCATGCATCCGATATGCTTCTGCAGATCTGGGTTTTCATCCGATAACCTATACATATACTTTGCAGACATCTTCTCTCAACAGAGCAACCCAAGAAAGACAACTCTCTTAAACTTTGTAGACTTCCATTTCTTCACCTTCTAAGCTCTCAATGGCTTCAACAGTTCATCTTTCAAACCATGACAAAAGAGATGAAAGACGAAGAGAATCTTGAGTTACAGAACCCAGCATTGAATACTACCTTGATGAAAGACGCTTCATCAGATGTTTACTACCTTGGTCTTTAGGTGGTTACAGGTCAGAGAACCAATATTTTTGCTTCTCTCTCTGAACCAAGAACGTGGAGGCTGGTtcttttagaattgtttttcttttcttgaaggGTTGTGAAAATTATTGAATAGCAGAAGAGAATGAAGGAACAAGATTTAAAGATAAAAGGAAAGCAACAAAGAGCCTCTCATTATCTCtgctcgcatgaaagcaaggcagACAATAATTTCTGCCAAAGCCTAAACTgaaccaaaaagaaaatggcAAGGGACCCAACACTTCAAACGATGAAGTGAGACAGGGCAGGAAAAACTTGCAGACCCAAGAAgggatttttttgggttttatccAAGCACAAAATAATACCGTCTTTTGGCTCTCTTTACAGTAGGGGGAAAAATGGCTGCTGGCTGGAAGCTAGAACCTGTGTGGAGGGGTGCAAGCttttttataagcaaaaaaagGCTTGTGTGAAAATCTTCTTGGGGAGAATGAGAGTGCAGGTGCCAACTGCCACCCTTTAGACTTTAGTACCTCATTAACGTAAGAGGATGTGGAATGTGAGGGTCAAAGCTGGGTtgtgatgagagagagagagagctcctaacctaaaaaacaaatgttaatgatattatttGTAATAGATAGATGAATAAACAAAGGTGGAGTGGGGAGGTTGAGAATGTGGGGCAGATCTGCTATGGTCATTTTCTTACCACTTTCATCTCATGTGGACAAAATaatgtggtggtggtggtggtggaccTTTCTGTACATGAGCCTCTGGTCTGGAGCCTGTCAGGAAGTGGAACATGCATGTAACAAAGTGGATTTATGTACTGGAAAGCCAGCCAGCATGCCGTTGAGCCCCTTCTGTCAACAATTTCCTTCCCTGCTATCTCACGTTACAGAGACACACTGATATCCAATATAATCTACGCCAATCAATAGTAAGGTTTCCTGGTGATGAACAGTGCCCTTTTTGTTAGCATTTGGTTAATCATTTGTCCTTGGCCTGATCAGTAAAATGGTCTCACCGTGAACTCGACACGACCAGAGTTAACTCACAGATTTTGCCAGAGCAGATTCCAAGGTCCAGCATAACCTTCTCTAAGAAATGGATGTTATTGATGGCATTTTACCTTTTAATTATCGAACTATTTAGAGATTCTGCAATACCTCTACTTTACATGCATCATATCTGCAGTTAACTCCTGCTATTGCCTGTAGATTAGGTTTATTTCACCGGTCTGTTCTAATAATCTAACTAGTTTGAAAGGGTTTAGTCTAGATGCAGTGGTTGGGTTGTTGATACCATGTggcttgtttattttgttttttgactgGGCAGGTGATCTTATTGATCTATTTTTACTCGGGATTTATCAGCAAGTTATCTAAGCTTTTTGGTTTCGAGGCTTAGCCCCATTTGAGACCACACAAACACTCTGCAAGAACCCCAACATGGTAGAAACTATACGAGGGCATGTTTTTTGATAAGTACTAGAATGAATCCGTACCTTATAGCAAGAATCTCCAAACATTTGCAGGACCCTTAACCTTATTAAACGAGATGGGCTCCTCAAATCCTGAATTCTGGttctctattttctttcttaggATAATAAATAGAGTTTGCTATCCCTGCTGACATCTTGCTGATGATCATCAGCGCTCTTGGATTTGTTGGTTTACTCAATCAAAACATGAAGGTATCTAGATCTCCCTCTAATTTAATATACTCTGCATAAATCAACTTCATCTAATGATTATACTGCAGGACAACTGTATGAGAAGCTGATACTAAGTCCCATAACTTGCCATGATGCATGCTTGTTACAGAGTACTATATATGCAAACGAAACGAAAGACGGACCCAAAAGCTGATTTAACTGCAAATAGGTGTTGTGCAGATGAAGGCTATATAGATATATCAGATATCATTAGTACACGAATATTTATTCTCCTGTTTATCCAAGTAAAGGATTTGTGGTCCTGAAAATAAATCTCAgtagtttttcttctcttttcttgaaATCACACTTCTATAACGCCcatcaaattcatcattatagGCTTGCACGCATTTCCATGGACGAAGTTACATAGCCAGCCACAGTCAAGGGATCTTTTCTCCGTGGTCATTAAACCCATTACTTTCGAGTTATTTTCTTACATCCTGACCCAAGCAAGGGTGCGGGTCAGCTCGGCCGCCATGGCCAGGTAGACTTTGATCTAATCATTGTGCTTTCCTCTCTTAAAATACAGAGAGACCACCTCAACAACTTGTTGGGAAAAACTTGCGAGAATTCCTGGTTTCCCTTTTGCTTGAAAACCCTACTTTCAgcaaaatatttagtttttaagaTGGTAGTAGGATAAGGTTGAGACCTACCCTCTTTCCGTACTCAAGTGTGTAATGCAATGTTGAGAAGATGATGCGCATCACGTGCCTCTTGGCTTTCAGTATTAACTAATCTAGATTCACGATTGAAACCTAATAAAGCTAAGGGGAGCATGTCACGTGATTTATGTACCAATTCGTTGTCACATAGGAAAGTGGTGGCTACTTAACGTCATTAATCAATGCTTCTTTCTGAAACCCCAACATCGCTCCCTCCCTGCACCCACCTCCTCCCGCCGGCCACTTCagattttaactataattttaagaAGTATAATTTAACTggtcagattttaaatttatttttcagatattatcaattcaagtgtcacaaatcttaaaatcattaagtcttatattgttattaactttaaaatcttaaaagatTAATCAAGATATTTGTAAGTTGATTTGAACacttacagtaaaaaaaaaaaaaaaagatatcaggggctcatttaattaattataatctgTTCATATTTTCTCTTCCAATACCATGCTTTGGTGACCATCTCTCACAGGATTTACATATATACATCAAACACACAAGAGATATATCATAGGAAAGTGGTGGCTACTTAACGTCATTAATCAATGCTTCTTTCTGAAACCCCAACATCGCTCCCTCCCTGCACCTACCTCCTCCCGCCGGCCACTTCAgattttaatagtaattttaaaaagtataattcaactgattagattttaaatttatttttcagatattATAAGTTCAAGTGTcataaatcttaaaatcattaagtcttatattgttattaacttcaaaatcTTGAAAGATTAATCAAGATATATGTAAACTGATCCGAACActtactgtaaaaaaaaaaagatatcaggggctcatttaattaattataatctgttcatattttctcttctaATACCATGCTTTGGTGACCATCTCTCACAGGATTTACATATATACATCAAACATACAAGAGATATATCATATACAGAAGGATGatgaagaatataaaagaatcaaGCTTATATTTCCGGCATCCGTCTGTGATCTGTAGATGTTTGAGATATGCATCAAATCAAGCAGCTTTTATCACTCGGTAAAAATCCCACTGAAAGGATGTTCATGTGGAGATAAAATACACTCCCAAAATGGGAGAAAAGGGTGTGAAAGAGGGGACAGCCATGCTTTCCCAATGCATGTATACTAACAAGAGAGTTAATGAGATCTTATCCTCTTTCCTTTCTCCCTAATGCGAGAGTACAGGCTGCAGGGGACCGATTCAATCCTCCCATCATCCTCCCCACATGACGAATGCGAAAGCCTGCAAGTATTTTGAAAACCTAAGCTGGGCCTTAGGCTAGCTAGCACAGATACTGTATAGGAGCATCATAGTGATAGACAATATATCAATGGCATCTAGCTACCAGTGTAGCATCGTCTTCTCAAATCAGGAATCTAACGTCGTATACAATTGCAGAAATgcacttgtaaaaaaatatatatttaattatatgataataaaataaatatttataggaaaaataataaataaattgtggaaaaaaaatgtgttttttcgtTTTGTTAAAATTGTCCAGGTGTGGATGGGtttgaaaaacaagttcaagcgcttgatgaataatatatatactcattttttttttcatttacatcTTTCTTCTATTTTGGGGTCCTTCTTCTTTTTGAGTACTATTTCTTCTTATTTAACAATTATAGTTTGGTTTTGTTTAACTAATACTCGACAAAGCATTAAATggtgtttgaaattataaacatatgagacaatatgaaaaaaaaaatattaaaaaaataaatagaaattgaaCATATGAGAAAGACAACCGATAGTGAGTTACAATAATTactcattatgtttttttttccctttaatttttcattgtaactcaatcttcttcttttttaatttaatcgtTTTATATCATGTTTGAGTACTTACGCTATGCTTCATCCTGCACAATAGCACGAGTAATCAAGCTAGTTTCATTGATGAATTTTGGGGAAGTTCCCTGAGGTCATATTGAAAGCAATTTAATGTGATATTGGATCCATAAAATTCATCTTCGTGTGTGCTTTGTTTAgagtcaagttttttttttttttttttttaatttttcgcCATTCTTTTACAAGCAAaggcaagcaagcaagcaaggaAAACAGAAACGGACATATTAGAGCTTAATTTGGGTTGATGAGAGGGGTCTACCGCGTTTAAATTTAGTGAATGAATTTATGGAAACGACGCCCAACATTGATTTATCCAACACATGGGATTATAATGGAAGGAGTCGTGATGTGATAGTTTAAATGGAAGGATTGAAAAGGGGTGCAAAACCACATGCATAAAGTGAAGAGATCACATGAGGGGTGCCTAAGTCTCTCTGGCAGGGACCAATTAGGTCATCTAAATCATCCTAGACTACGTTCCAAGAAACATAACCCCCACTAGCCCACTATGATTGCCACATGATCATCTCCCTCCCCACCAAATCGCCACATTAATTAGTCCTGACAGCGAGCAGGAGTGGATAATACTTGGAAATCACCGAGCCATCTGCGAGAAAGAGTGGCTGTGGCTCTCATGTCTTCTCATCAGGCCTTGATTCCACTTTTACCGCTAAGTCAAGAGGTTCCTATCCTCTGTTCATGTCTGAGGGGGCCTCCATGTACAAAGGACCCGAGAGATTGTGTGGCCATTAAACATGGGAGAGTTTGCATGTTAATCAGCGACGCCCACAATAgctgaaataatatttattcattGCTCGGAAAGTCTAAGATTCTAAAGGTTcaagaatgagagagagagagagagagagagagagagagatttcttttttatttcttacgaGTACAAgcatgagagagagagttgaaATGTTATAGATCTAAAGGTTGAGTTGTAATGATTCCAACTTTTGAAGTTCAAACACAtcataataaatattctttgCCGTActgattaatttataatcagTGCATGCAGTCggctaaataatttattaggtTATTAGCTTGTATTTTTGCTAATTTAAGGAAGAACATGCACGATGATCACTTATTAGTTATTACCGAGGATGGCTTAATGACAAAGGAATGGTGTTAAAGGGAAATTATTCTAGTAATGAATAGTAAGTcctcgcttttttttttcatcaatgtttttttttaattgttgtttaatattcaatttatttttattgggttatctcaTTCTCATAACatgaatttgataatttaatctaattaactatattttttttttcttatttaacttttacctcaaatttcatttttttaacgaGTTGACCCATATTAATTTTGTCTAAACTTCATGACCCGATAATAGTACTTAACAGGTTGATTCATATTGACTTgacttatttttatgttatttttttaattaatgttcttataaattttatcgtTTAACATTGAATTTGACAAAATTGATTGGTAACtaggtttcataatttattttgatttgctttttatggggttattttGTCTAAACTTCATGACCCGATAATAGTACTTAACAGGTTGATTCATATTGACTTgacttatttttatgttatttttttaattaatgttcttACAAATTTTATCGTTTAACATTGAATTTGACAAAATTGATTGGTAACtaggtttcataatttattttgatttgcttcttATAGGGTTATCTTAATCTTATGACTAAAGTCGTAGATTTGgaaagttaactcgagttaaaccagatttttttttatttttt
This DNA window, taken from Populus alba chromosome 17, ASM523922v2, whole genome shotgun sequence, encodes the following:
- the LOC118029382 gene encoding protein LONGIFOLIA 1; protein product: MSAKYMYRLSDENPDLQKHIGCMNGIFQLFDRHHILGGSRRATSQNQKRLPSGQNGDHGNGIQPRGAPHKKTTEKRAKALKEKHRTSTESSRTSFSSSSCSSSISSLECSKASQMEPSSFSQSVAPENHARNSHTYKPNASLRSSQQSLDLRDVVKDSINREPRGLSVKTATTGEARGQTLKYFDSPRPLHYLNSVNPKDPGPRESFRVLHKLRESPSKSSEGKSNFLTGGLKDARRFSYDGWESRDTLKSTIKIKELPRLSLDSRAGSVRGSNPEMKSIFLSRDLGRDDLNSNSFLNNQQDPGSNKRPSSVVAKLMGLEALPDPMSTSGNQTTQIKTHPDEENKFLGSSRTADLDKLNRIFGSPRNLHKEPISPSQRNAASDKKLTASLKFPIEPAPWRQPDGSRGSQAPAQKNRVTLTKVPSSSHSVYGEIEKRLAQLEFQKSGKDLRALKQILEAMQKTKEILETRKEDSSFETRTSIISSLDQGSKLANLRDLQSNSPISVPTKGTTSPKSFKSSIVIMKPAKLIGKTINSVSAINATDSSSGIHRLQVATPEDGRKESVDKQAAKDVSPRIKNLTDHSNKPLHRNPMDKNAVARSIRLAQPSKEIRSTTREATNSGKRSETMNLRQQQKKLGFEKQSRPATASLESNRRRRQPSIQPTDSCSPHQKSRAKSLNLQPSDYELSDTSDLRDSSHHSEAVSLQSESNISLASQYDDEVSSNDRSNKINKTSIQQAHLRQRNLVERSTKGTSIPEPRPASSEQPSPVSVLDAAFYGDELPSPIKKISIAFKDDEALKSDGVEWIPIDEDYSFNSMSSSLHSMINQKNVQNLKPLIQNLKEMLYTPKEYITDETTPFYNHANPDHEYISQIYLASGLHKDFESGLRTINLHPTGTPINPDIFHALEQAKASSGHFNDDHNGKRISLSETHAKIQRKLLFDVVNEILVHKLLSENSSKQWLSSKMLAGKGQKGQQLLGDLCSEIDRLQCLHYLLDDEDDNSRSIQWEDLMRESIHWTACHDEIQGIVLAVERLIFKDLITEVINSEMIGRQGRLAGHHRQLFPK